CCTAAACAGTACTTCCATCTATATCTGAAGGAGATAGAGTTCAGATTCAACAATAGAGAGAAGAATCTCTTCAGATTGATATCAGAGATGCTAGTAAAATCTGTTCCAAATGTTTAGGTATTACCTACTATTATCCCTATTTTCGTCCTTTTCCCACAGGAAGAGATGTGCTCATTCCCATTCAGCTTCAATACGTACTGCACTATACACTCCTTTCCTTCCGACACCCTTCATAATTGTTCCTAAACAACCATGCTGCGAGCAGTTTGCCTAGTCTCTTGGTTCGTGAAACCGTATGATTCACTTGCCTCATAATATATGCTAGCATGATATCATTTATATAGTTTCGATTATACGTATAGACTATGGCGCGTGATTTGATAGTTAGGGGGATCGATGATAAGACACATGCTGAACTTGGGGAAGTGGCAAACCAGATAGGGGTTTCAATAAATTCAATAGTAAAAGATGCTGTAGACAAGTGGCTAAGGCAACAATCGCTAGTTACAAAAAAGCACAGTCTTATTCTTTATGCAGATGAAGATTCTGTGTTAAGACTGTTAAGGTCAGTTGATAGGTTAGCTAAGGAAGGAGAATGGTTTCTGTCATTCTGTGGACCACCTGCGCATAAAGTATCAAGTCTACTAACAAAGCTAAAATGGTATAACGGCACGATAACCCCGTACAACCCTACTAGGAAGAATGTTGCAAAGTATTGTGATAATGTAATCAAAAGAATAGCTAAGGAGGCTGGTCAGAGAGAACTGTGCTGCGTTAATTTTGTTATTGGGGACATTGCAAAGGCATCATTGGAAGAGGCGATTCAAATTGAAGAAGCGTATGATAAGAACAGGATGCCGGGTTTGATGTTTTGTGCGTATAATACTGAGACACTTCTGGGCTCAGGCACAAAGGATATGATTGATCTGCTTTCCAAACACGATCAGATATTCATTGTAAAGGAGGATCAATTGTACAAACTTCACGTGACTGAAGAAAGCGTACACAAACTCTTCCTATCGTGAATCTTCGCAAGCCCAAACCCCTTCATTTTTTGATAGCTGGGTTAGCAACACATAGACATGTCAATGGGAACAACTCTTCCGAAATTCGTCAGATATCTTTGCAGGTAAAAAAGATCAAAAATTATGGATTATATCATCTAATTATAGACGCTTTGGTGCAAATCACATGTATAATTGGTATAATACAGCGGAAATATCAAAAAATTACATTTATTAAGCAACAAATCAATTCACTATTGGTCTAAAAATGAACAAATTTGACGAGTTGGATATGAAGGTATTATCAGAACTGATTAGGGATGCTAGCATATCTGTACCAAGATTGAGCAAGAAGCTGAACATCAATGCGTCCGTGCTGTACAGCAGAATCAAGAGACTAGTCAAGAAATCTCTCATAAAGAAATTCACGGTAATTATCAATGATGAAATGTTGGGTATTAATGTGAAGGCATTGATAGGTCTGAACAGAGATCCAAAACTCAAGGAGAGTATACATGTAGAATTGTTAAAGATCCCTGAGGTACGAGCCATCTCAGAAGTAACTGGGCGATTTGATATGCTTGTTACCGTTAGTACCCATACCTTAGAAGAGCTCCACACTCTTGTAATTGAAAAGATAGGGAGGATAGAAGGTATTCAGAATACCGAAACCTTCGTAGAGATGCAGAGGACAGAAAAAGAACCGCAATACATGTTGCAGCCCTTACTCGCTAGATAGCAACAGAAAACAAGTACGTACGTAGGAATGTTACTATCTTTAGCTATGTAACACTAACCTTCAAAGTCTTCTGTGTTGACAAAGGCACTGGTTCTTCTAGGCTCTTCCATACAAATATATCAATGTTGTAGTTTCCTTGGATTTCAGGTACCCAGAATATAGCAGGTCGTATGCTAGTATCAGGTTTAAGCACGATACCTCTTATCCAAGATATCATTACTGTAAACCCCTCGGCATCCTTAACCTGAACAATGTAAGTTAAAGCCATATCCTCTTTCTCACCATTTGCTATCTCAGTCTGTATGCCCAGCGGCATACCTGATAGACCTCTATCTAAAGCCTCACCCTTATCGTTTATAGTGAATGTTGAACGTACTGTAACTCGCGGTAATTTTGGCAATAACTCCTTTACATTGAAAGATTCTGTCAGCTGTGATCCCATGTATGTGACTGTAGCTTTCCATTCGCCTGTAATTGCCAAAGGCCCCACGAGCGCAAACCGTTGAGAAAAGGTCCCATCGACATTTGGAACCACATGACCGAAATTGTAAATAGCTCCATTTGGATTGTTAACATTAATTAGAACAACTTTTCCCTCAACTACTGGTTTTGCAGTTCCAGAGATAATTATAAAGTCGCCTAAACCATACTCCTTCTGGTCTAATCTTACCTGTAGATCAATCGGCAAGTCAGCCCTAGTAGATGCAGTAATTGTCACTGATATTATTTCCCGGAGGTACTCCTCCTTGTCAAACAGTACAGTGACCTTGTGAATATTTTCAGTAAGTGGGGACGAGGTGAAGAAGTATGTACCGACCGCTTGGTGCACCGGTGATACCCTCGATGCTCCAAAGAATACCTCTAGTTCATCGGGATCAGTTAGATTACCCATAAGGTCTTTTAATGTTATCGTCACATGCGCAGATTCACCTACAACGTATAGTTTCTTATCAGTCTGTATGCTAACATCAAGACGCAAAGGCTTTAATTGAACTATATAACCACGGCTAGTTGCTTTTGCGTAATTAGCATCACCATCATACACAGCTAATATCTGCAAGCGCAGGTTTTCTGTCGAGGTGATCCCTTCCTGTAACTTGAATATACCGAATTTCTTGAATTCCTTAGCACTTACCTTCCATTCAAACACGAAAAAACCATCATTATCCGATCTAGCTGTTGCCAAAACTATAGGATTTTGCGCATTGTTAAAAACATCTATAAGTTTTACCGCTGCATTAGGAAACGGTTGAAAGTTTTTACCATCAGGGAGCTGCATTATTCTTCCATATACAAGATGTGTTTCGCCTACACGCACAAGGGTTGGAAGAGCATTATCCGGATCACCCCTAGCCTCACCGCCAATTTCTTTCTTTAACCCAAGTGTAATCTGTGTTCTAATATTCCCCTGACCGTCAACTGATAATGAAAAAGCAAGAGTAGATAATACCAGCAACGCTGCTATAGCTAGCACAAGTAATTTTACATACTTCATGAGGTAATTACGCCTAGGTGTGTATAAAAGGGGTATTGCCAACTTATAAAGGATATTTGGTAAAATTTTTCAACAGTAGT
The Nitrososphaerales archaeon DNA segment above includes these coding regions:
- a CDS encoding Lrp/AsnC family transcriptional regulator yields the protein MNKFDELDMKVLSELIRDASISVPRLSKKLNINASVLYSRIKRLVKKSLIKKFTVIINDEMLGINVKALIGLNRDPKLKESIHVELLKIPEVRAISEVTGRFDMLVTVSTHTLEELHTLVIEKIGRIEGIQNTETFVEMQRTEKEPQYMLQPLLAR